One Apostichopus japonicus isolate 1M-3 chromosome 7, ASM3797524v1, whole genome shotgun sequence genomic region harbors:
- the LOC139970024 gene encoding uncharacterized protein isoform X1, which translates to MSNFRRSRRKIVEDEEMLPKTKTHRTPEEEQFIKELKAKYEILYHSVQPLPYIRDRMYCVDKVYVYSGIERLVQQAHGNKMWKLLESHHELLKKPENCGRQIIEGEPGYGKSTLTLQLAYDWCQRVPKSPLSNVSILIYLRLRQLRGVKSIYQAIRRFILPRDSDLSEVIVESIIKNCSGVLVILDGFDEYPDKDDQETDISLILRREMLQEIDVILTTRPFYLPKEFAPHTDRIRLTGFNEDIRDKYIRKAVVQGDEQAAREIILTLQRNPLLGDLCQVRLLFILFAHMIHENKDLKTFKSVTSFFRNVIACFNSHLMNKTVKKVCFGSKHDELNKVAFEALSGRNQLIVWDSSSLRKRLGDDFYERYLKTGIFFEEEVLTGDQFLYKKEVRFCHKLFCEWYAAHYIADYLSQESLTSATTESQSVAELLRYLDPFELHYVYRFACGLNKTASGKIVNYLQNNLKHEKFAMMCMLEQDYKNENIVDAITKLASKVVHVHGDDSQLHQRSTLQVLEFASANQITIACLHLTMAFKECDGYTILLQSGLSLCPLVTVEKIHIETEKEGNEPYAISEIQLTNIFCFALRCQSVKELSFSECLLPLSPSQESINAEMISRKLKIYWRDYGYSLNLHSGDWELDNINIIESLCSERLQIWTKDSKLQQNCTLQLLKNASNNDIPIFHLELLQSFSKADAGNIILCSGLQLSCPVSLKKLSIDTYEEGRELTETEVVGILMFAQHSQRLEKLMFLFCLLPQSIAAEDIPSILKSRKVKVTWLPYDSGKIYDLNLESGRWMYDDRTLDVTDAVYSKEVSEFREVWQGTDCQKARERKLKVPDDDTQTPLPTARSV; encoded by the exons ATGTCAAACTTCCGAAGGAGTCGGAGGAAAATTGTGGAAGACGAAGAG ATGTTGCCCAAGACTAAGACTCACCGCACACCTG AGGAGGAACAATTTATCAAGGAACTAAAGGCAAAATATGAGATACTTTATCACTCCGTACAACCATTGCCTTACATCAGAGACAGAATGTACTGTGTTGATAAAGTATATGTTTATAGCGGCATTGAACGGTTAGTTCAACAAGCACATGGAAACAAAATGTGGAAACTTTTGGAGTCACATCATGAACTACTAAAGAAACCTGAGAATTGTGGTAGGCAAATTATAGAGGGTGAGCCTGGATACGGAAAATCAACACTGACACTACAGCTTGCATACGATTGGTGCCAAAGAGTTCCAAAATCCCCTTTAAGTAACGTATCGATACTTATTTACCTGCGGCTAAGACAACTGAGAGGGGTGAAGTCAATATACCAAGCAATACGGCGTTTTATATTACCCAGAGACTCAGATCTGAGTGAGGTTATAGTGGAATCAATCATAAAGAATTGTTCAGGTGTATTGGTTATTTTGGATGGATTTGACGAATACCCTGATAAAGATGATCAAGAGACTGATATTTCTCTTATCCTTCGGAGAgaaatgttacaggaaatagACGTCATTCTGACTACCAGGCCTTTCTACTTGCCGAAAGAATTTGCACCGCATACTGATCGAATACGTTTAACAGGTTTCAACGAGGACATCCGAGATAAATACATTCGAAAAGCAGTTGTACAGGGTGACGAACAAGCTGCCAGGGAAATAATACTTACACTCCAACGAAACCCTCTACTTGGTGACTTGTGTCAAGTtcgtttgttgtttattttgtttgctcACATGATCCACGagaacaaagacttgaagaCATTCAAATCAGTTACTAGTTTCTTTCGTAATGTGATAGCTTGCTTCAATAGTCATTTGATGAACAAAACAGTTAAAAAGGTATGTTTTGGCTCAAAACATGATGAGTTGAACAAGGTTGCTTTTGAGGCATTGAGCGGTAGAAACCAACTGATTGTGTGGGATAGTTCTTCCCTAAGAAAACGACTTGGGGATGACTTTTATGAGCGGTATCTTAAAACTGGAATATTTTTTGAGGAAGAAGTTCTGACTGGTGATCAATTTCTCTACAAAAAGGAAGTCAGATTCTGCCACAAATTGTTCTGTGAGTGGTATGCTGCCCACTACATTGCTGATTATCTATCTCAAGAATCTTTAACCTCTGCCACAACAGAGAGCCAGAGTGTAGCTGAACTGCTCCGTTATTTGGACCCCTTTGAACTTCACTATGTTTACAGATTTGCCTGTGGTCTTAATAAGACTGCTTCGggtaaaattgtaaattatctGCAAAACAACCTTAAACATGAAAAGTTTGCTATGATGTGTATGCTGGAACAAGACTATAAAAATGAGAATATTGTTGATGCAATCACAAAGTTGGCCTCTAAAGTGGTCCACGTACATGGCGATGACAGTCAACTACATCAGAGATCAACTTTACAAGTTTTGGAATTCGCGAGTGCAAACCAG ATTACCATAGCCTGCCTACACCTGACCATGGCCTTCAAGGAGTGTGATGGATACACTATTTTACTCCAATCTGGCCTCTCTCTCTGTCCTTTAGTGACAgtagaaaagatacacatagaGACTGAGAAGGAGGGAAATGAACCGTATGCAATATCAGAGATACAGTTAACAAACATCTTCTGTTTTGCCCTTCGTTGTCAGTCTGTTAAGGAGCTGTC GTTCAGTGAATGTCTGCTGCCTCTTTCGCCCTCTCAAGAGTCTATCAATGCAGAGATGATATCTAGGAAACTTAAAA TATACTGGCGAGACTACGGTTACAGCCTGAATCTCCATTCTGGTGATTGGGAG cttgataatatcaatattattgagTCACTGTGTTCAGAGAGGTTACAGATCTGGACTAAAGATAGTAAATTACAACAGAATTGTACGTTGCAGCTACTGAAGAACGCATCTAACAATGAT ATCCCCATCTTCCATCTGGAGCTTCTACAATCCTTCTCCAAGGCTGATGCTGGTAACATCATCCTCTGTTCAGGGCTGCAATTGTCCTGTCCTGTGTCATTAAAGAAGCTATCGATAGATACATATGAGGAGGGAAGAGAACTGACAGAGACAGAGGTTGTTGGCATATTGATGTTTGCACAACATTCACAGCGATTGGAAAAGCTAAT GTTCTTATTTTGTCTGTTGCCCCAGTCTATTGCTGCTGAGGATATTCCTTCAATATTGAAGTCAAGGAAAGTGAAAG TCACTTGGTTACCGTACGATAGTGGCAAAATTTATGACCTCAACCTTGAATCTGGTCGATGGATG TATGATGATCGTACGCTCGATGTGACAGATGCAGTTTACAGCAAGGAG GTTAGCGAATTCCGGGAAGTATGGCA GGGTACAGACTGTCAAAAGGCTAGAGAAAGGAAACTGAAGGTACCAGATGATGATACACAGACGCCACTGCCCACTGCCAGATCAGTATAA
- the LOC139970024 gene encoding uncharacterized protein isoform X2: MLPKTKTHRTPEEEQFIKELKAKYEILYHSVQPLPYIRDRMYCVDKVYVYSGIERLVQQAHGNKMWKLLESHHELLKKPENCGRQIIEGEPGYGKSTLTLQLAYDWCQRVPKSPLSNVSILIYLRLRQLRGVKSIYQAIRRFILPRDSDLSEVIVESIIKNCSGVLVILDGFDEYPDKDDQETDISLILRREMLQEIDVILTTRPFYLPKEFAPHTDRIRLTGFNEDIRDKYIRKAVVQGDEQAAREIILTLQRNPLLGDLCQVRLLFILFAHMIHENKDLKTFKSVTSFFRNVIACFNSHLMNKTVKKVCFGSKHDELNKVAFEALSGRNQLIVWDSSSLRKRLGDDFYERYLKTGIFFEEEVLTGDQFLYKKEVRFCHKLFCEWYAAHYIADYLSQESLTSATTESQSVAELLRYLDPFELHYVYRFACGLNKTASGKIVNYLQNNLKHEKFAMMCMLEQDYKNENIVDAITKLASKVVHVHGDDSQLHQRSTLQVLEFASANQITIACLHLTMAFKECDGYTILLQSGLSLCPLVTVEKIHIETEKEGNEPYAISEIQLTNIFCFALRCQSVKELSFSECLLPLSPSQESINAEMISRKLKIYWRDYGYSLNLHSGDWELDNINIIESLCSERLQIWTKDSKLQQNCTLQLLKNASNNDIPIFHLELLQSFSKADAGNIILCSGLQLSCPVSLKKLSIDTYEEGRELTETEVVGILMFAQHSQRLEKLMFLFCLLPQSIAAEDIPSILKSRKVKVTWLPYDSGKIYDLNLESGRWMYDDRTLDVTDAVYSKEVSEFREVWQGTDCQKARERKLKVPDDDTQTPLPTARSV, translated from the exons ATGTTGCCCAAGACTAAGACTCACCGCACACCTG AGGAGGAACAATTTATCAAGGAACTAAAGGCAAAATATGAGATACTTTATCACTCCGTACAACCATTGCCTTACATCAGAGACAGAATGTACTGTGTTGATAAAGTATATGTTTATAGCGGCATTGAACGGTTAGTTCAACAAGCACATGGAAACAAAATGTGGAAACTTTTGGAGTCACATCATGAACTACTAAAGAAACCTGAGAATTGTGGTAGGCAAATTATAGAGGGTGAGCCTGGATACGGAAAATCAACACTGACACTACAGCTTGCATACGATTGGTGCCAAAGAGTTCCAAAATCCCCTTTAAGTAACGTATCGATACTTATTTACCTGCGGCTAAGACAACTGAGAGGGGTGAAGTCAATATACCAAGCAATACGGCGTTTTATATTACCCAGAGACTCAGATCTGAGTGAGGTTATAGTGGAATCAATCATAAAGAATTGTTCAGGTGTATTGGTTATTTTGGATGGATTTGACGAATACCCTGATAAAGATGATCAAGAGACTGATATTTCTCTTATCCTTCGGAGAgaaatgttacaggaaatagACGTCATTCTGACTACCAGGCCTTTCTACTTGCCGAAAGAATTTGCACCGCATACTGATCGAATACGTTTAACAGGTTTCAACGAGGACATCCGAGATAAATACATTCGAAAAGCAGTTGTACAGGGTGACGAACAAGCTGCCAGGGAAATAATACTTACACTCCAACGAAACCCTCTACTTGGTGACTTGTGTCAAGTtcgtttgttgtttattttgtttgctcACATGATCCACGagaacaaagacttgaagaCATTCAAATCAGTTACTAGTTTCTTTCGTAATGTGATAGCTTGCTTCAATAGTCATTTGATGAACAAAACAGTTAAAAAGGTATGTTTTGGCTCAAAACATGATGAGTTGAACAAGGTTGCTTTTGAGGCATTGAGCGGTAGAAACCAACTGATTGTGTGGGATAGTTCTTCCCTAAGAAAACGACTTGGGGATGACTTTTATGAGCGGTATCTTAAAACTGGAATATTTTTTGAGGAAGAAGTTCTGACTGGTGATCAATTTCTCTACAAAAAGGAAGTCAGATTCTGCCACAAATTGTTCTGTGAGTGGTATGCTGCCCACTACATTGCTGATTATCTATCTCAAGAATCTTTAACCTCTGCCACAACAGAGAGCCAGAGTGTAGCTGAACTGCTCCGTTATTTGGACCCCTTTGAACTTCACTATGTTTACAGATTTGCCTGTGGTCTTAATAAGACTGCTTCGggtaaaattgtaaattatctGCAAAACAACCTTAAACATGAAAAGTTTGCTATGATGTGTATGCTGGAACAAGACTATAAAAATGAGAATATTGTTGATGCAATCACAAAGTTGGCCTCTAAAGTGGTCCACGTACATGGCGATGACAGTCAACTACATCAGAGATCAACTTTACAAGTTTTGGAATTCGCGAGTGCAAACCAG ATTACCATAGCCTGCCTACACCTGACCATGGCCTTCAAGGAGTGTGATGGATACACTATTTTACTCCAATCTGGCCTCTCTCTCTGTCCTTTAGTGACAgtagaaaagatacacatagaGACTGAGAAGGAGGGAAATGAACCGTATGCAATATCAGAGATACAGTTAACAAACATCTTCTGTTTTGCCCTTCGTTGTCAGTCTGTTAAGGAGCTGTC GTTCAGTGAATGTCTGCTGCCTCTTTCGCCCTCTCAAGAGTCTATCAATGCAGAGATGATATCTAGGAAACTTAAAA TATACTGGCGAGACTACGGTTACAGCCTGAATCTCCATTCTGGTGATTGGGAG cttgataatatcaatattattgagTCACTGTGTTCAGAGAGGTTACAGATCTGGACTAAAGATAGTAAATTACAACAGAATTGTACGTTGCAGCTACTGAAGAACGCATCTAACAATGAT ATCCCCATCTTCCATCTGGAGCTTCTACAATCCTTCTCCAAGGCTGATGCTGGTAACATCATCCTCTGTTCAGGGCTGCAATTGTCCTGTCCTGTGTCATTAAAGAAGCTATCGATAGATACATATGAGGAGGGAAGAGAACTGACAGAGACAGAGGTTGTTGGCATATTGATGTTTGCACAACATTCACAGCGATTGGAAAAGCTAAT GTTCTTATTTTGTCTGTTGCCCCAGTCTATTGCTGCTGAGGATATTCCTTCAATATTGAAGTCAAGGAAAGTGAAAG TCACTTGGTTACCGTACGATAGTGGCAAAATTTATGACCTCAACCTTGAATCTGGTCGATGGATG TATGATGATCGTACGCTCGATGTGACAGATGCAGTTTACAGCAAGGAG GTTAGCGAATTCCGGGAAGTATGGCA GGGTACAGACTGTCAAAAGGCTAGAGAAAGGAAACTGAAGGTACCAGATGATGATACACAGACGCCACTGCCCACTGCCAGATCAGTATAA
- the LOC139969345 gene encoding uncharacterized protein, translating to MEKELYKHVHDLLATQISQNICFRITQKGFKCIFSGKMLKVKQRHSQQLSPQKDQLTLRKEKILLIQLLQHLSRSHLPMFCPMLPVGLDMEQHGRKTSDYTNTHCHIYMILNKRDHTYGRGKHFSQTFVDRLCDIHKRWISS from the exons atggagaaagaactctacaaacatgtccacgatttgttagcaacgcagatttcgcagaacatttgcttcaggatcacacaaaaag gtttcaaatgcatcttttccggaaagatgctgaaagtcaaacagaggcattctcagcagctgtcaccacagaaagatcagttgacactcagaaaggagaag atactcctgatccagttacttcaacacctctcaagaagccatctgccaatgttctgtccaatgttaccagtaggattagatatggagcagcatgggagaaaaacctcagactatacgaatacacattgccacatttacatgatcctgaacaaaagagatcatacatatggcaggggcaagcacttttcccagacttttgttgacaggttgtgcgacattcacaaacgttggattagcagctaa